A region from the Pectinophora gossypiella chromosome 29, ilPecGoss1.1, whole genome shotgun sequence genome encodes:
- the LOC126379633 gene encoding ubiquitin-related modifier 1 yields the protein MSLKISLNFGGGAELLVDKIKKHNIELPALIKYLPDCQKEKWTIRELLLWIKDNLLKERPELFMQGESVRPGILVLVNDADWELCGELEYELQANDNIMFISTLHGG from the exons ATGTCATTAAAAATCAGCCTCAACTTCGGTGGTGGAGCAGAGTTGTTAGTTGACAAAATAAAGAAGCATAACATAGAGTTGCCAGCCTTGATTAAATACTTACCAGATTGCCAGAAGGAAAAATGGACGATACGAGAACTCTTATTGTGGATTAAGGATAATTTGCTTAAAGAGCGTCCGGAGTTGTTTATGCAG GGGGAGTCAGTTCGACCTGGAATCTTGGTTTTAGTAAACGACGCGGACTGGGAGCTGTGTGGAGAGCTGGAGTACGAACTGCAAGCGAATGATAACATCATGTTCATATCCACCCTGCATGGGGGTTGA